The Lycium ferocissimum isolate CSIRO_LF1 chromosome 1, AGI_CSIRO_Lferr_CH_V1, whole genome shotgun sequence genome includes a region encoding these proteins:
- the LOC132065013 gene encoding beta-glucosidase 12-like — protein sequence MDQPTLKEETITYKILTEHRKLSKGVNQEGITFYKNLINKLLANGTQSLVTLFNWDTPQALEDEYLGFLSPRIVSDFRIYANHCFKEFSHKVLWTTINEPSTYASNGYDTGMYAPGRCSAWMNNSCFGGNSATEPYIVVHHMLLAHAEAAISYRRKYKSSQKGEIGIVLVSNWFEAYSKTKQDAEAAKRAIDFMSGWYIDPLTYGDYPKNMCRLVGDRSPKSPTEQAEMVKGSYDFLGLDYYTSSYASNMDSPYKVKISYSRHSRVNETTKS from the exons ATGGATCAACCAACTCTAAAGGAGGAAACCATCACCTATAAAATCTTAACTGAAC ATAGGAAGCTAAGTAAAGGAGTAAATCAAGAGGGAATTACCTTCTACAAGAATCTCATCAATAAGCTCCtagcaaatg GCACACAATCTTTGGTCACACTCTTCAATTGGGATACACCACAAGCCCTTGAAGATGAGTATCTTGGCTTTCTAAGCCCTCGTATTGT GAGCGATTTTCGCATTTATGCTAACCATTGCTTCAAAGAATTTAGCCACAAGGTGCTATGGACAACGATCAATGAGCCATCGACTTATGCCTCTAATGGCTACGACACGGGCATGTATGCACCAGGACGATGTTCCGCGTGGATGAACAATAGTTGCTTTGGAGGGAATTCTGCAACTGAGCCTTATATAGTTGTCCATCACATGCTTCTTGCTCATGCAGAAGCAGCTATATCATATAGAAGAAAATACAAG TCATCACAAAAGGGTGAGATAGGCATTGTGTTGGTGTCTAATTGGTTTGAAGCGTACTCTAAGACTAAACAAGATGCAGAAGCTGCTAAACGAGCCATAGACTTCATGTCTGGATG GTATATAGATCCGTTAACTTATGGTGACTATCCAAAAAATATGTGTAGACTTGTGGGAGATCGCTCACCAAAATCCCCAACAGAGCAAGCCGAGATGGTGAAAGGTTCCTATGATTTCTTGGGACTAGATTACTACACTTCAAGTTATGCATCCAATATGGATTCCCCATATAAAGTGAAAATTAGTTATTCAAGACATTCTCGAGTAAATGAGACAACTAAGTCCTAA